Proteins from a genomic interval of Posidoniimonas polymericola:
- a CDS encoding DUF1559 family PulG-like putative transporter, with translation MPPSSKRAGFTLVELLVTIAIIGVLIALLLPAVQSAREAARRCSCINNLRQVGLAMHQYNDAHKRLPPAKPPGKDRYASAFVWLLPYLDEASRYGEYDFTVRPSEEPNTAITEVSLEVFLCPSMTFVGGDVPPGAASYGVSTGSGYNRDPFNRYTGEPNLFCHNGAIIDPSRGKTSVSGISAADGASKTFLVGELDYGLTNLYERSHGAAGPGGSTQWAFAYPGVTWASVVGKFNSDRIVTKLYEWETFRGDHPGGVEMLFVDGSARLIPTETPHETLEALAHASDGELVEIP, from the coding sequence ATGCCGCCTAGCTCAAAGCGTGCCGGGTTTACCCTGGTGGAGTTGCTGGTGACAATCGCCATCATCGGGGTGCTGATTGCCCTGTTGCTTCCGGCGGTGCAGTCGGCCCGCGAGGCGGCGCGGCGGTGCTCGTGCATCAACAATCTCCGGCAGGTCGGGCTGGCGATGCACCAGTACAACGACGCTCACAAGCGGCTGCCGCCCGCCAAGCCCCCCGGCAAGGATCGCTACGCGAGCGCGTTTGTTTGGCTGCTGCCCTACCTCGACGAGGCGTCCCGCTACGGGGAGTACGATTTCACCGTTCGTCCTAGTGAGGAACCCAACACCGCGATCACCGAAGTCAGCCTCGAAGTGTTCCTGTGCCCGTCGATGACCTTCGTCGGCGGCGACGTGCCGCCGGGTGCGGCGAGCTACGGGGTGTCGACCGGCAGCGGCTACAACCGCGACCCGTTCAACCGCTACACTGGCGAGCCGAACTTGTTCTGTCACAACGGCGCCATCATCGACCCCAGCCGCGGCAAGACTTCGGTCAGCGGAATCTCTGCGGCCGACGGTGCGTCGAAGACGTTCCTCGTCGGCGAGCTCGACTACGGCCTGACGAACCTGTACGAGAGGTCCCACGGCGCCGCGGGGCCGGGTGGTTCTACGCAGTGGGCCTTCGCCTACCCGGGGGTCACCTGGGCCTCGGTCGTCGGTAAATTCAACAGCGACCGAATTGTCACCAAGCTCTACGAGTGGGAAACCTTTCGCGGAGACCACCCGGGCGGCGTCGAGATGCTTTTCGTCGATGGTTCAGCACGGCTGATCCCGACCGAGACACCCCACGAGACCCTCGAAGCCCTCGCCCACGCTAGCGATGGCGAACTGGTCGAGATTCCCTAG